One stretch of Micromonospora cremea DNA includes these proteins:
- a CDS encoding integrase core domain-containing protein, with protein MLQRPLESAQYTSDQHARLAAAHGIRLSVGRRGQCWDNAVAESFFATIKTELLHRQPWPTHSAARQAIFEYIEGWYNTRRRHSTLGYLSPAAFEATDLHRLPTSQAA; from the coding sequence GTGTTGCAACGACCACTGGAATCCGCCCAATACACCAGCGACCAACACGCCCGCCTCGCCGCTGCCCACGGCATCCGCCTCTCTGTCGGCCGGCGTGGGCAGTGCTGGGACAACGCGGTCGCCGAGTCGTTCTTCGCCACCATCAAAACCGAACTGCTACACCGCCAACCCTGGCCCACCCATAGCGCCGCCCGCCAGGCAATATTCGAGTACATCGAAGGCTGGTACAACACCCGCCGTCGACACTCCACTCTCGGCTACCTCAGCCCCGCCGCGTTCGAGGCCACCGATTTGCACCGGCTACCGACAAGCCAAGCAGCCTGA